Within Fusobacterium periodonticum ATCC 33693, the genomic segment AGATTTATAAGCTAACATATAGAGAGTTTCAAAACCAGATTCTCTTGTAAGTTCTAATTCATATTCAATTCTTTCTTTTATTTTTTTGTCTATTGTTTCTTTAGTTCCGTCTTTGCTGTATTTTTTTATTGCTTCTTCCCATACCATTTTAGGCATTTCTTCTTTAGAATTCATATTTGGAAATTCTGGAAGGAATAATTTATTTGGTAAAATAGTTATATCAAAACCATTTATACATTGTTCAGCTAATTTATTTGTATTGTTGTGCATTTCTTCTATTTCTTCTAAAGTAAAACCTTGTTTAGTATAATCTCTTATTACATCATCATAAGACATTACATAAGGTTGAGTTTCTATATTAAAATCTTCATCAGTAGAAGTTCTTTGTTCATCACCTTTTGAAAAATTATTTAATATTAAATGAATATATCCATTTTTAAAATTAGAACGCAAAACCCTATCTTCTTTAGAAGTAATATGAGCATCTGACACTATAATACAAGGAACATTTTCTTCTTTACATATTTTATAAATTTTTCTATGTAAAGCATAAACATCTTCTTCTGTTTTTATATTTTCAAAATCCTTATGTTCAACCATAAATATATTATTCCAAGAAGGGTGTATTTCTACTGCATCTAGATTTTTTATCCATTCTCTAAATTCTTTTTCTTTTCCTTCTGTTATTAACTTCATATGTTTACCAAAAGCACAAGCTGAAGTAATTATAAAATGTTTTCTTATTTCTGGCTGAAATAAATATTCATAAGGAATAACAGGTCTTTTACCATACATTTTTTTATCAGCTTCAGTTGGAGTAGAAAAGTAATCAGTATATGATTTTGTAATTATTTTATATAATTCTACTAAACCTTTATTTATTTTTAATTTTTCTCCATGATAATCAATTTCTTCATCTGGAGTTTTTAATAATAAAATTAAATGATCTCTATCTATATTATTAGTAGAATTTATATTGTTCTCTAACTGTTCTTTTTCTTTTATTTTTAATAAAGATTGTGATTTTATATTTTTTATGTTTTCTTTTAATTCTTTTATATTTTCATTACAATTTTTTATTTCTAATACTTTTTCATTATATTTTTCTAAAGCTTCAAATTTTTCTTCTTCAGAAATTGTTTTTCTTGAAGAATATCTTTTAAATTCATCTCTTTCTTTTCTAAGTTCTTTTAAATTATTTTCTTGTTCTTCTATATTGAAATTTATTTTATCTATTTCATTTGAATTATCATTTTGATTTAATTTATTTATTTTTTGCTGAACTGTTTTATTATATTCATTTAAAGAAACAGTATACATTTCAGCTCCAAGGATTAATTTTTTATCAGTTTTTCCTTTTAGTTGATTTACAAAAGGAATAAATCCAAATACTGATCCATGATCTGTTATTGCCATAGCGTGACATTTATTTGAATTGAAAGCTTTTAAATAATCTTCTGGAGAACTTAAAGCATCATTTTTAGAATACATAGTATGACAATGAAGTTCTGCTCTTGAAGTATCATAATGTTCTTTTTCTTGTTCTACTTCTATTTCAGATATTTCATTAATTATTAGTTGATAATCAATTTCTTTTCCTAACTTTTTTTCACTTTTGCTAATATAAGCTGAATTTCCTAATTCTATTCTTCCATTAACTAAATAATATAATTCATTTTTAAAAAACATAGGAGTTTCTGTAAACATAATTCCTTTTAATGTTTTTTGTTTATCTGGAATTTCAAATAAAAATGAGTTTTTATATTTTCCATTTCTGGTTTTTTTAGATTCAAATTCTTTTAATTGAAAAACTGATTTTATATTTTGTTTTATATGATTAGATAAATTTGTTAAATCTGTAGTTTCAACATTATTTATTTGAATTTTTGAATCTAAAGTTACATAAAATGAAAAATTAGGAAATCTTTTTTCTAATTTATCTATTGTATTTTTTAGATATTCTTGTTTTTTTAAATCTTTGGTTCTTATTTCTACTAATTTTTTATCATTTTTTATAATTATTTTTATATCTTTATGTAATACTAACATATATACAACACCAACTTTTGAATTTTAATATTTTAATTATTTATTATTTTTCTCCTTTTTATTTTCTTTTTTTAGATCTTTAATTATTTTTTGGTTTTTAAAATAACAGATAACCAAGCATTTAGTTTAAATACATTCATATTAATCAACTCCTTATTTTTAATTATTACATTCTATTATTTAATTCATCTAAAATAAAATCTGGGCCTACTTTTAATTCTTTTGAAAGTTTTTTAATTTCAGATTCTAGTTTATCTATCATTTCATTATTTCTTAATGAACTGTTTTTCAATTTATTTTCTGTTTGCAAAGTTAAAACAAGCTCATAACTATTAGTTTCTATTTTACACAGTCCAGCTGTTTCTAAACTTTCAATAAATTCTTTAAATTCACTAAAATTATCAAATGTTTTGTTTACATTTTCTTCCATGTATTCTTGTACTTTTATTTTATTTATTTTTATTTCCATATTATTCTCCTTTAAATATTAAAAAAAAGAACATTTCTATTATGTTCTTTTAAAAGTTCTTTTTTATATTTGTTTATATTTTTTTCAATATCTTTAAAGTTTATATATTTTCCAAATAAATTATGTTCTTCATTTACTAAATAAAAATCATTATCTTTAATTATCATTCTTATTTTTATATTTTCTATTTTTAATGTATTTAATATAAATATTCTATTATTTATTATATGATTTGATCTTATATCTTCATATGGTATTGTTAAATTATATTTTGAATAAAAAATATAAAAATCATATTCATTTAATTTAAATAAATTATATCCTTTTTTTATATCAATCCAATGTTGCGAAAAAGTTTCAATATAATTTATTTTATTTATTTCTTCTGTTTTTAAATCAATAAAAAATTCATCTGAAAGATTTAAATAATAATCATTCTTTGAGAAGTATCCACGATTTGTTAATGCAACTTCAGTTTTTTTCTTTTTATAATTATATATTAGAAATCTTGTTTTATTTTTTATAATTAATAAATTTTTATTTTTAAATAATATTTGTGTATTAATTTCAAAATAATCTTTTATATAATCATATTTTTTTACTTCTTCTAATTTTTTGTTTATAAAAAATTTTTCATTTGTTTTTATATTATGTATAAAAAATATATTATTTTTATGAAATTTTGATACTTTAGTAATTTCTGTGTTTTTTCATAAAGTAATTTAAAAAAATAATTAGTATCTTTTTTGTTAAAAAAAATTATAATTAATAGCCTCTTTTGGTCTTAAAAAAAAATTTATTATTTATAGTATCTAAATATATATATTTAAATTCATTTATATCATTAAAAGACATATATATGAATCTATTCAAAATATTATTTATTTTAATTTCTTTTTTTAAACTTAAAAAATATATAAATAAATTAAAAATTTCATTATTAAAGTGATATATTTTAAAATTTTCTTTTTTTATATAGAAAAATCTTTTTTTATTTCTACCTAAAAAAATAAAATTTTCTATAATTTTTTCTTTTTTTCAATTAATATATTTTCTTTTTTCCATATTTTATATTCTTTTTTTAGATTTCTTATTTTTTCTATAATTTGATCATAAACCATACGCTTTCCTTTCAAATAAAAAATTTTATTATGAATCTTCTATTTCTATTATTTCATTATTAAATCTATTAGAAAAATATATTTCAACTACATTAGGATTTATTTCTTTTATTTTTTTTTCTAATTCATTTAAATCACAATGTTTTTCTGAACTATGAAGTGTTATTAATTTTTTAAATTGTTTTTCATATTTTATATTTTTTAAAAATTTTAAAGCTTCATCTATATTTAAATGTCCAAATTTTCCAAGAGTTCTTAGTTTGTTTTTCCAATGTCTATCTGAATCTATTAATTTTTTTATATCATAATTGAATTCTAAAGCCAGATTATTACATTGTTTTATTTTATCTTTTATATATGTCGATAAGAATCCACAATCAGTTACCCAACATAATTGATTATCATTAAAAACAAATCCAAGAGTTTTTCTAGCATCATGATAAGAAGTAAAAGTTTCTATTTTTAAATCCTTAATATAAAACTCTGAATTTTCTTCTATATCTATTGTTTGAGCGCAGTATATTTTTCCTTCTTTTTTATTTTCATAAGAAAGATATTTTGTTTTTCTTGTTTCTTCAGTTTCATAATGTTTTTTATGAAGATAAATAGGTATTCCATATTCAATAGATAATCTTCCTGTCCATGGAGTAAAATGATCATTATGTTCATGAGTGATTAATATACCATCTATTTTTACTTTAGAAAGTAATTCATCTAATGTTTCTTTCATTAATTTTTGAGTTTTGAATCCACAATCTATTAATATGTTAGTATCTTTATAAGATAACCAAGTGCAGTTGCCATCAGAACCAGTCATAAAAATTTTTATTTTCATTTCTCCTCCAATTCTGTTATTAAATATTTAACTATAAAATAATTATCTATTTTTATTGGTTCATTAACTTGAAAAAACATTTTTTTATTTTTTTATTTTCTTTTATTCTCCATTTAGTAAACTTTTCTGCAAAACTTCTTAAATAAAAACCTAAATTAAATGATTTTTTATTAAGAGAATATCCTTCGTGACATAATTTAAAATTAAATTTATTCATTTCTTCTTTTGCTTCATTTATTTCATATTTTTCCAAATTTAATTCTTTTTTTATAAATTCTAATGCTTCTTCATTATTTAAAAAATTATATTCTTTTTCTATAAAATCAGTATTTTCTCTTAAGTTAGTTAATTTTAACAAATCTCTTATAAATACAAATGAAAAATTAGAAAATTGATATTTTTTTTTAAGCTCTTTTTCATAATTATTAAAATTAGTATATATATCTTCAAATTCTTTTTTTGAAAAATTTTTTATTTTATTTCTTATATTTTTAAAATAAACTTCAATTTGTTCTTCCTTATGTTTAGAAATTCCTTTTACTAATTCATTTTGTTTCATCTCGATAAATAAATCATTTAAAAATTTTACTATTTCGTATAATTTTTCCATTTTTTTCTCCTTATATATTAAGCATTTTTTGAATAGATAATTTTATTTCTTCATCTATTATTTCCAGCTCTGTTTTTTTATCAGAAACACTGTTTAAAAGTTCTTTTTTTTCTTCTTCCAATTTATTAATTTCTTGTTTTAACTTTTTTAATTTTAATTCTATTTCAGTTATTGAGTTATTATTTTTTATATTTTCCTGTTCTAGCATTGTTATTAAATTATTTTTTTTATTTTTATTAATAAATATATCTTTCATAAAAGCTTTAAATATTTGTTCATTACTTTCTTCACAATTAACAAAATTTAATTTATAACAAGTTACTAAATTTTTATCTTTTACTATATATATTATTCTTTTTTCTTGAT encodes:
- a CDS encoding PHP domain-containing protein, whose translation is MLVLHKDIKIIIKNDKKLVEIRTKDLKKQEYLKNTIDKLEKRFPNFSFYVTLDSKIQINNVETTDLTNLSNHIKQNIKSVFQLKEFESKKTRNGKYKNSFLFEIPDKQKTLKGIMFTETPMFFKNELYYLVNGRIELGNSAYISKSEKKLGKEIDYQLIINEISEIEVEQEKEHYDTSRAELHCHTMYSKNDALSSPEDYLKAFNSNKCHAMAITDHGSVFGFIPFVNQLKGKTDKKLILGAEMYTVSLNEYNKTVQQKINKLNQNDNSNEIDKINFNIEEQENNLKELRKERDEFKRYSSRKTISEEEKFEALEKYNEKVLEIKNCNENIKELKENIKNIKSQSLLKIKEKEQLENNINSTNNIDRDHLILLLKTPDEEIDYHGEKLKINKGLVELYKIITKSYTDYFSTPTEADKKMYGKRPVIPYEYLFQPEIRKHFIITSACAFGKHMKLITEGKEKEFREWIKNLDAVEIHPSWNNIFMVEHKDFENIKTEEDVYALHRKIYKICKEENVPCIIVSDAHITSKEDRVLRSNFKNGYIHLILNNFSKGDEQRTSTDEDFNIETQPYVMSYDDVIRDYTKQGFTLEEIEEMHNNTNKLAEQCINGFDITILPNKLFLPEFPNMNSKEEMPKMVWEEAIKKYSKDGTKETIDKKIKERIEYELELTRESGFETLYMLAYKSCRDSEELGYIVGSRGSVGSMIISNLLKISEVNPLDSHYYCEHCHNIEWYEEEGKTGLDLPDKTCSVCGNIMKGDGVSIESHNFVGWIEKDENGKIMKTKIPDIDLNFSENVQSSVQQRVIDLFGKENAIKSGTQQVYQEDALKNDIFRNIPNIQEKVKNEEFDIDFFAKNIHTMRTTGSHPKENF
- a CDS encoding MBL fold metallo-hydrolase; the encoded protein is MKIKIFMTGSDGNCTWLSYKDTNILIDCGFKTQKLMKETLDELLSKVKIDGILITHEHNDHFTPWTGRLSIEYGIPIYLHKKHYETEETRKTKYLSYENKKEGKIYCAQTIDIEENSEFYIKDLKIETFTSYHDARKTLGFVFNDNQLCWVTDCGFLSTYIKDKIKQCNNLALEFNYDIKKLIDSDRHWKNKLRTLGKFGHLNIDEALKFLKNIKYEKQFKKLITLHSSEKHCDLNELEKKIKEINPNVVEIYFSNRFNNEIIEIEDS